A genomic window from Enterobacteriaceae endosymbiont of Macroplea appendiculata includes:
- the adk gene encoding adenylate kinase — protein sequence MRIILLGAPGVGKGTHARFISEKYNLPHISIGNILRNCISNNNSIMSQKIRKYINNGLMVPDNITIQIIKKRLSKIDCKKGFLLDGYPRNIIQANILEKENIEIDSIIEIYIPDNQIITRILGRRIHDSSGRTYHVIFNPPKIFGKDDITGEPLIRRIDDNIQTINYRLKEYLKQTQPLIQYYRKQAYKKDFLYKKVNNTLSIIEVKNEIDHFLQKNIHQK from the coding sequence ATGCGTATAATTTTATTAGGTGCGCCAGGCGTTGGTAAAGGTACACATGCTAGATTTATATCAGAAAAATATAATTTGCCTCATATCTCTATTGGTAATATTTTACGTAACTGTATATCAAATAATAATTCTATTATGTCACAAAAAATTAGAAAATATATTAATAATGGATTAATGGTTCCTGATAATATTACTATACAAATTATTAAAAAACGTTTATCTAAGATAGATTGTAAAAAAGGTTTTTTATTAGATGGTTATCCTAGAAATATAATACAAGCAAATATTTTAGAAAAAGAAAATATTGAGATTGATAGTATCATAGAAATATATATTCCAGATAATCAAATTATTACAAGAATTTTAGGACGACGTATACATGATTCTTCTGGACGTACTTATCATGTTATTTTTAATCCTCCTAAAATTTTTGGAAAAGATGATATAACAGGAGAACCACTCATTCGTAGAATAGATGATAATATTCAAACAATTAATTATCGTTTAAAAGAATATTTAAAACAAACTCAACCTTTAATACAATACTATCGTAAACAAGCATATAAAAAAGATTTTTTATATAAAAAAGTTAACAATACTTTATCGATAATAGAAGTAAAAAATGAGATTGATCATTTTTTGCAAAAAAATATACATCAAAAATAA
- the dapA gene encoding 4-hydroxy-tetrahydrodipicolinate synthase, with the protein MFTGCIVALITPMDMKGNICKTSLNKLIQYHIHNGTNAIVVMGTTGESSTLNYHEYIKTIMWTLELSKNKIPIIAGTGFNNTFKSIKIISALENTGIIGCLNVTPYYNKPTQEGLYKHFKTIAHSTNLPQILYNVPQRTGCDLLPETVYRLSKISNIIGIKEATGDLSRVNQIKNLVHKNFFLLSGDDSTSYEFMLLGGHGIISVTANIAAQYMKRFVECMQHNHLDKARIINKILMPLHKTLFLETNPIPVKWAAKRMGLINSSFMRLPLTTCTTKNQNFIEIILKQLKLI; encoded by the coding sequence ATGTTCACTGGATGTATTGTTGCACTTATTACTCCTATGGATATGAAAGGTAATATTTGTAAAACTAGTCTTAATAAACTTATTCAATACCATATTCATAATGGTACTAATGCTATAGTTGTTATGGGGACAACTGGTGAATCATCTACATTAAACTACCATGAGTATATTAAAACCATTATGTGGACATTAGAATTATCAAAAAACAAAATACCAATTATTGCTGGTACAGGATTTAATAATACATTTAAAAGTATTAAAATAATATCAGCTTTAGAAAATACTGGTATTATAGGATGTTTAAATGTAACACCATATTATAATAAACCTACACAAGAAGGTTTATATAAACATTTTAAAACTATTGCACACAGTACTAATTTACCACAAATATTATATAATGTACCCCAACGTACTGGATGTGATTTATTACCAGAAACTGTATATCGTTTATCCAAAATTTCAAATATTATAGGTATTAAAGAAGCTACAGGAGACTTATCTCGTGTAAACCAAATTAAAAATTTAGTTCATAAAAATTTTTTTTTACTGAGTGGTGATGATAGTACATCTTATGAATTTATGTTATTAGGTGGCCATGGAATAATTTCTGTTACTGCTAATATTGCTGCACAATATATGAAACGTTTTGTAGAATGTATGCAACATAATCATCTTGATAAAGCTAGAATAATAAATAAAATATTAATGCCATTACATAAAACATTATTTCTTGAAACTAATCCCATACCTGTAAAATGGGCCGCCAAAAGAATGGGCTTAATTAATAGCAGTTTTATGCGTTTACCCTTAACAACTTGTACTACTAAAAATCAAAATTTTATTGAAATAATATTAAAACAATTAAAACTAATATAG
- the glyS gene encoding glycine--tRNA ligase subunit beta — MYKTTTLLIEISIEDIPSYILLKLTNIIVKNLKHEIHDVHHFQYKKINFFMTHRRIAIQILSLNPIQNNYFLKIKGPYIITHQKNIFDLTIVKLWMHKHQIKSLKNITYHNNYIFYEKHIIGSHIKDLLSKCLINVLTKIAIPHSMYWHNTFKFIRPIRNICILLDKEFIPINILDIPANNIIYGHRFLYNKNINLLHAKDYEDKLYSIGHIIVNFTKRKNKILNDIQYYAQKNHGVVKLSLDFLNMLTAMVECPRVLVGKIHKRFLKLPKEILVYVMEKYQRYVPIYNNKNQLLPYFLFIININNTNNIIIQEHERVLHARFKDVNFFFEQDTKIKLVQYLIYLKNIIFHNQLGTLFDKTIRIKKISTYLSYDLQCNTIHCIKASLLSKCDLATQMVNEFTDLQGIIGMYYAKHNQEHPAIIQALYDQYQYSMYSQIPSDDISCILFISDKIDTLVGMFSVMLLPTSNKDPYALKKIALIIIRIIIQKKFNLNLYKLIDFVITLYPSQCNKNKLILTLTTFMFQRCKNWYLSLKFKPEIVTTILNSNFQKPLLMDHIIRAVSKFFTLEKKQSKLLILTHKRINKVIIQYKSFICDDINHQLILLKEELILTNHIKKLSKIIHVKIKHYEYYNILLILSELYYPISSFFQNVMINHQNTQLKKNRITILYQIQQYLSKVIDLTKLY, encoded by the coding sequence ATGTATAAAACAACTACTTTATTAATAGAAATTTCCATTGAAGATATACCATCTTATATTTTATTAAAACTTACTAATATTATAGTTAAAAATTTAAAGCATGAAATACATGATGTACATCATTTTCAATATAAAAAAATCAATTTTTTTATGACACATAGAAGAATTGCTATACAAATTTTAAGTTTAAATCCTATACAAAATAATTATTTTTTAAAAATTAAAGGACCATATATTATTACACATCAAAAAAATATTTTTGATTTAACTATCGTAAAATTATGGATGCATAAACATCAAATAAAAAGTTTAAAAAATATTACATATCATAATAATTATATTTTTTATGAAAAACATATTATTGGTTCACATATTAAAGATTTATTATCAAAATGTTTAATTAATGTTCTTACTAAGATAGCTATACCTCATTCTATGTATTGGCATAATACATTTAAATTTATTCGTCCTATTAGAAATATATGTATACTTTTAGACAAAGAATTTATTCCAATTAATATATTAGATATTCCAGCTAATAATATTATTTACGGTCACCGTTTTTTATATAATAAAAATATTAATCTACTACATGCTAAAGATTATGAAGATAAATTATATAGTATTGGACATATTATTGTAAATTTTACCAAAAGAAAAAATAAAATTTTGAATGATATTCAATATTATGCTCAAAAAAATCATGGTGTAGTAAAATTATCATTAGATTTTTTAAATATGTTAACAGCTATGGTTGAATGTCCTAGAGTTTTAGTAGGGAAAATTCATAAAAGATTTTTAAAATTACCAAAAGAAATATTAGTTTATGTTATGGAAAAATATCAAAGATATGTTCCTATTTATAATAATAAAAATCAATTATTACCTTATTTTTTATTTATTATTAATATAAATAACACAAACAATATAATTATTCAAGAACATGAAAGAGTTTTGCATGCACGTTTTAAAGATGTAAATTTTTTTTTCGAGCAAGATACAAAAATAAAATTAGTACAATATTTAATATATTTAAAAAACATTATTTTTCATAATCAATTAGGTACTTTATTTGATAAAACAATACGCATAAAAAAAATTTCTACATATTTATCATATGATTTACAATGTAATACTATACATTGTATAAAAGCTAGTTTATTATCTAAATGTGATTTAGCAACACAAATGGTTAATGAATTTACAGATTTACAAGGTATTATTGGTATGTATTATGCAAAACATAATCAAGAACATCCTGCCATTATACAAGCATTATATGATCAGTACCAATATAGTATGTATTCTCAAATTCCATCTGATGATATTTCATGTATTTTGTTTATTTCTGATAAAATTGATACATTAGTAGGTATGTTTAGTGTAATGTTATTACCCACAAGTAATAAGGATCCTTATGCATTAAAAAAAATAGCTTTAATTATTATACGTATTATTATACAGAAGAAATTTAATTTAAATTTATATAAATTAATTGATTTTGTAATTACATTATATCCTTCGCAATGTAATAAAAATAAATTAATATTAACATTAACAACATTTATGTTTCAAAGATGTAAAAATTGGTATTTATCATTAAAATTCAAACCAGAAATAGTTACTACTATTTTAAATAGTAATTTTCAAAAACCATTATTAATGGATCATATTATACGTGCTGTAAGTAAATTTTTTACATTAGAAAAAAAACAAAGTAAATTACTTATTTTAACTCATAAAAGAATTAATAAAGTTATTATACAATATAAATCATTTATTTGTGATGATATTAATCATCAATTAATTCTTCTTAAAGAAGAATTAATTTTAACAAATCATATAAAGAAATTATCAAAAATAATTCATGTCAAAATAAAACATTATGAATATTATAATATATTATTAATTCTTTCAGAATTATATTATCCCATAAGTTCATTTTTTCAAAATGTTATGATTAATCATCAAAATACACAACTAAAAAAAAACAGAATCACTATATTGTATCAAATACAACAATATTTATCAAAAGTAATAGATTTAACAAAACTATATTAG
- the rpsT gene encoding 30S ribosomal protein S20 produces MANIKSSKKRVLKSIQQKKNNTSYRTMIKTFIKKVKKTILDNNKTQSLIAFHKMQSIVDKQAHKGLIHKNKAARIKSRIYAKINNMI; encoded by the coding sequence ATGGCAAATATCAAATCATCTAAAAAAAGAGTATTAAAATCTATACAACAAAAAAAAAATAATACAAGTTATCGTACTATGATAAAAACATTTATTAAAAAAGTAAAAAAAACTATTTTAGACAATAATAAAACACAATCTTTAATTGCATTTCATAAAATGCAATCTATTGTTGATAAACAAGCACATAAAGGATTAATACATAAAAATAAAGCTGCACGTATAAAATCTAGAATATATGCTAAAATTAATAATATGATTTAA
- the pfkA gene encoding 6-phosphofructokinase encodes MIKRIGVLTSGGDAPGMNAAIRGITRTAIGKQLEIFGVYNGYLGLYNNNFIQLDRQSVADIINRGGTFLGSARFPQFAERPVRTIAINNMKAHNIDALVVIGGDGSYIGAKLITEMGFPCIGIPGTIDNDVAGTDYSIGYFTALETIVQAIDRLRDTSSSHQRISLVEIMGRRCGDLTLSAAIAGGCEFIVLPEIIYNKYDLVQEIKLGIEKGKKHAIVLITELICDINELAKFIEKHIQRETRITVLGHIQRGGVPVAYDRILASRMGTYAVELLCKGYGGRCIGVKNDIMVHNDIIDAIKNMKRIFKKELFDTAKKLY; translated from the coding sequence ATGATTAAAAGAATTGGTGTATTAACAAGTGGTGGCGATGCTCCAGGAATGAATGCAGCTATTAGAGGTATCACACGTACTGCTATTGGTAAACAATTAGAAATTTTTGGTGTATATAATGGTTATTTAGGTTTATATAATAATAACTTTATTCAATTAGATAGACAAAGTGTCGCAGATATTATTAATAGAGGAGGTACCTTTTTAGGTTCTGCACGGTTCCCGCAATTTGCAGAAAGACCAGTGCGTACAATTGCAATTAATAATATGAAAGCACATAATATAGATGCTTTAGTTGTTATTGGTGGTGATGGTTCTTATATTGGTGCAAAACTAATAACTGAAATGGGTTTTCCATGTATAGGAATACCTGGTACTATAGATAATGATGTTGCTGGTACTGATTATAGTATAGGTTATTTTACTGCTTTAGAAACTATTGTACAAGCTATTGATCGTTTAAGAGATACTTCTTCATCTCATCAAAGAATATCATTAGTAGAGATTATGGGACGACGTTGTGGTGATTTAACATTATCTGCTGCTATTGCTGGAGGATGTGAATTCATTGTCTTGCCAGAAATTATTTATAATAAATATGATTTAGTACAAGAAATTAAATTAGGAATAGAAAAAGGTAAAAAACATGCAATAGTATTGATCACAGAATTAATTTGTGATATTAATGAGTTAGCTAAATTCATTGAAAAACACATACAAAGAGAAACTAGAATAACAGTTTTAGGACATATACAACGAGGAGGAGTACCTGTAGCATATGATCGTATTCTAGCATCAAGAATGGGAACATATGCGGTGGAATTATTATGTAAAGGTTATGGGGGAAGATGTATTGGTGTTAAAAATGATATTATGGTTCATAATGATATTATTGATGCCATTAAAAATATGAAAAGAATTTTTAAAAAAGAATTATTTGATACTGCAAAAAAATTATATTAA
- the rplY gene encoding 50S ribosomal protein L25: MNTIKIFTRTHIGKKHNKILRINNKFPAIIYGNNISNICIYIYNKDVLNIKLIDFMFSKNQYIYLVGYNNNTITTKILNIQYHPYKNKIYHIDFLYITGLMTSLA; this comes from the coding sequence ATGAATACAATAAAAATATTTACACGTACACACATAGGGAAAAAACATAATAAAATATTACGTATAAATAATAAATTCCCTGCTATTATTTATGGTAATAATATTAGTAATATATGTATTTATATATATAATAAAGATGTTTTAAACATTAAATTAATAGATTTTATGTTTTCTAAAAATCAATATATTTATTTAGTTGGCTATAACAATAACACAATTACTACTAAAATACTAAATATTCAATATCATCCTTATAAAAATAAAATATACCACATAGATTTTTTATATATTACTGGTTTAATGACAAGTTTAGCGTAA
- the ileS gene encoding isoleucine--tRNA ligase, translating into MKNKFNLNLPYTLFPMKANLAIKELSILEKWAIENLYQKILNTHKTKKIFFLHDGPPYANGDIHIGHAFNKILKDIIIKSKMLHGYYTPFIPGWDCHGLPIEHQIEQICKKQNISLNDTEFRIQCRKYALKQVQKQKKDFIRLGIIADWDNPYLTMDYKIEANIIRTFGKVLKNNYVYQSNKPIHWCIQCSSSLAEAEIDYIAKYTTSMYVKFIIIDNIRYKNLFNIQHENINISLLIWTTTPWTIPANQAIAIHPDINYQFIFINNEIIVVAKNLVKVIFKHIKILQWQIVGQLKGKDFFTTTKLQNPITNIHSKIIISSYVAHKKGTGIVHIAPNHGLDDYNICDENNIKCKDNIINLKGYYINGIHRKLNNINVFNSDKVIIHILLKNNTLFLQKKYLHNYPCCWRHKTPIIYIATPQWFISMEHHDLRKLSLQNINKINWIPKWGLNRMKNMLQKRPDWCISRQRRWGIPIPLFVHKKTNKIYNNSTKLINKIASIVEKYGVQAWWDLKEKDVLGKDYINYHKVTDVLDVWFDSGSTYDAVVKQKLNINKIDMYLEGSDQYRGWFIAALVLSTITQNKNPYKNVISHGFTVDHTGKKMSKSIGNIIKPQDVIKKFGADILRLWVASTDYYSEVHLSTSILQNITEIYRRIRNTIRYILSNLNDFNPNNDIISTHNMLSIDKWIIHKTKILQDLIINDYKHYNIHNIVKMIMKFCTIELGSIYFDLIKDRQYTFPKKSIERLSCQTSLYMILESLVRWIMPILSFTAYEAWGYMPGGKIKNIFTVTWYDKLFTLSNKENMNNDYWNFMFLFKEEVNKIIEDARNKKIICSSLEANITLYIHRNHYKKISLLNQELNFFLLVSKVNIIINTINTTNIINNFNIQKSTYSKCVRCWYYMVNRMNNLCNKCINNTKYAGEHRLHI; encoded by the coding sequence ATGAAAAATAAATTTAATTTAAATTTACCTTATACATTATTTCCAATGAAAGCTAATCTTGCAATTAAAGAATTAAGCATATTGGAAAAATGGGCTATAGAAAATTTGTATCAAAAAATTTTAAATACACATAAAACTAAAAAAATATTTTTTTTACATGATGGACCACCATATGCAAACGGTGATATACATATTGGACATGCTTTTAATAAAATTTTAAAAGATATTATTATTAAATCTAAAATGTTACATGGTTATTATACACCATTTATTCCTGGTTGGGATTGTCATGGTCTACCAATTGAACATCAAATAGAACAAATTTGTAAAAAACAAAATATATCATTAAATGATACTGAATTTAGAATTCAATGTAGAAAATATGCATTAAAACAAGTACAAAAACAAAAAAAAGATTTTATTAGATTAGGAATAATAGCTGATTGGGATAATCCATATCTAACTATGGATTATAAAATAGAAGCAAATATTATTCGTACTTTTGGTAAAGTTTTGAAAAATAATTATGTTTATCAAAGTAATAAACCCATTCATTGGTGTATACAATGTAGTTCTTCATTAGCAGAAGCTGAAATAGATTACATTGCCAAATATACTACATCAATGTATGTTAAATTTATAATAATAGATAATATAAGATATAAAAATCTTTTTAATATTCAGCATGAAAATATTAACATATCATTATTAATATGGACAACAACACCATGGACTATACCAGCTAATCAAGCAATTGCTATACATCCAGATATAAATTATCAATTTATATTTATTAATAACGAAATTATTGTGGTAGCTAAAAATTTAGTGAAAGTAATTTTTAAACATATTAAAATTTTACAATGGCAAATTGTTGGACAATTAAAAGGTAAAGACTTTTTTACGACAACAAAATTACAAAACCCAATTACTAATATTCATTCTAAAATAATTATTAGTTCTTATGTTGCACATAAAAAAGGTACTGGTATAGTACATATTGCTCCTAATCATGGTTTAGATGATTATAACATTTGTGATGAAAATAATATTAAATGTAAAGATAATATTATTAATTTAAAAGGATATTATATTAATGGAATACATCGTAAACTTAATAATATTAATGTTTTTAATTCAGATAAAGTCATAATACATATTTTATTAAAAAATAATACTTTATTTTTACAAAAAAAATATTTACATAATTATCCATGTTGTTGGAGACATAAAACTCCAATTATTTATATTGCTACTCCACAATGGTTTATTAGTATGGAACATCATGATTTAAGAAAATTATCATTACAAAATATTAATAAAATAAATTGGATTCCTAAATGGGGTTTAAACCGAATGAAAAATATGTTGCAAAAAAGGCCAGATTGGTGCATCTCTAGACAAAGACGTTGGGGTATACCAATACCTTTATTTGTACATAAAAAAACTAATAAAATATACAATAATTCTACAAAATTAATAAATAAAATTGCTAGTATTGTAGAAAAATATGGTGTACAAGCATGGTGGGATTTAAAAGAAAAAGATGTTTTAGGAAAAGATTATATTAATTATCATAAAGTAACAGATGTTTTAGATGTATGGTTTGATTCAGGATCAACATATGATGCTGTGGTTAAACAAAAATTAAATATCAATAAAATTGATATGTATTTAGAAGGTTCAGATCAATATAGAGGATGGTTTATTGCTGCATTAGTTTTATCAACTATTACACAAAATAAAAATCCGTATAAAAATGTTATAAGTCATGGTTTTACTGTAGATCATACAGGTAAAAAAATGTCTAAATCCATCGGTAATATTATTAAGCCACAAGATGTAATAAAAAAATTTGGTGCTGATATTTTACGTTTATGGGTTGCTTCTACAGATTACTATAGTGAAGTACATCTTTCTACTTCTATTTTACAAAATATTACAGAAATTTATAGACGTATACGTAATACTATTAGATATATTTTATCAAATTTAAATGATTTTAATCCTAATAATGACATCATTTCTACACATAATATGTTAAGTATAGATAAATGGATTATACATAAAACTAAAATATTACAAGATTTGATTATTAATGATTATAAGCATTATAATATACATAATATAGTTAAAATGATTATGAAATTTTGTACAATAGAATTGGGTTCTATATATTTCGATTTAATAAAAGATAGACAATATACTTTTCCTAAAAAAAGCATAGAAAGATTAAGTTGCCAAACATCATTATATATGATATTAGAATCATTAGTACGCTGGATTATGCCGATATTATCATTTACTGCATATGAAGCATGGGGATATATGCCAGGAGGTAAAATAAAAAATATTTTTACTGTAACATGGTACGATAAACTATTTACGTTATCTAATAAAGAAAATATGAATAATGATTATTGGAATTTTATGTTTCTTTTTAAAGAAGAAGTAAATAAAATTATTGAAGATGCACGTAATAAAAAAATTATATGTAGTTCTTTAGAAGCAAATATTACCTTATATATACACAGAAATCATTATAAAAAAATATCATTATTAAATCAAGAATTAAATTTTTTTTTACTAGTATCTAAAGTAAATATTATAATAAATACGATAAATACTACTAACATCATCAATAATTTTAATATTCAAAAAAGTACATATTCTAAATGTGTGAGATGTTGGTATTATATGGTTAATAGAATGAATAATCTTTGTAATAAATGCATTAATAATACTAAATATGCAGGAGAACATCGTTTACATATTTAA
- the dapB gene encoding 4-hydroxy-tetrahydrodipicolinate reductase: MKKNKVRLAITGITGKMGTAILNIINQNNLNIILNGVIDIKNHIKTIKYGSTQLNIKSNIYDIIHDFDVLVDFTNPEASLQYVQICQKYKKKIVIGTTGFNHDEKKQIVKASNDISILWSANFSQGINIINKLLQNITQILCENFQSNVDIDIIEKHHKHKIDSPSGTALFMKNIILTKYHQYHMTKNINCHSIRAGDYSGEHQIIFSFAGEQIEFIHKTVNRIPFAKGVLQAAIWLSHVNKNGIYSMNDVLGL; the protein is encoded by the coding sequence ATGAAAAAAAATAAAGTACGTTTAGCTATTACTGGTATTACTGGTAAAATGGGTACTGCTATATTAAATATTATTAATCAAAATAATTTAAATATTATTTTAAATGGTGTTATTGATATAAAAAATCATATAAAAACCATAAAATATGGTTCAACACAATTAAATATTAAGTCTAATATATATGATATTATTCATGATTTTGATGTTTTGGTAGATTTTACTAATCCTGAAGCTAGTTTACAATATGTGCAAATATGTCAAAAATATAAAAAAAAAATTGTTATTGGTACTACTGGTTTTAACCATGACGAAAAAAAACAAATTGTAAAAGCATCTAATGATATTAGTATTCTTTGGTCTGCTAATTTTAGTCAAGGAATCAATATTATTAATAAATTATTACAAAATATCACACAAATATTATGTGAAAATTTTCAATCAAATGTTGATATTGATATTATTGAAAAACATCATAAACATAAAATAGATTCTCCTTCAGGAACTGCTTTATTTATGAAAAATATTATATTAACTAAATATCATCAGTATCACATGACTAAAAATATTAATTGTCATTCTATTAGAGCTGGTGACTATTCTGGAGAACATCAAATTATTTTTTCTTTTGCCGGCGAACAAATTGAATTCATACATAAAACTGTTAACCGTATTCCTTTTGCTAAAGGGGTATTGCAAGCCGCTATATGGTTATCACATGTTAATAAAAATGGTATATATAGTATGAATGATGTTTTAGGATTATAA
- the glyQ gene encoding glycine--tRNA ligase subunit alpha has product MTHFSEKTFQGMIFILQKYWAQQGCIILQPIDTEVGAGTSHPMTCLYAISKKPYNIAYVQLSKRPTDGRYGNNPNRLQQYYQFQVMLKPPPCNIQDLYIHSLKSLNIDCKNNNITFIEDNWENPTLGAYGVGWEILLNGVEITQFTYFQKIGGLKCQPITGEITYGLERLGMHIQNIDNIFDLIWYKDTKKCVTYRDLFYQNEKEYSKYNFNYADTNFLVNAFQHYMTEIVFLLKLKPSLIFPAYNQLLKASHCFNLLESRKFFSITERKRFIFKLRNMTKDIVKQYYYNN; this is encoded by the coding sequence ATGACACATTTTTCTGAAAAAACGTTTCAAGGGATGATATTTATTTTACAAAAATATTGGGCCCAACAAGGATGTATAATATTACAACCTATAGATACTGAAGTAGGTGCAGGAACATCACATCCTATGACATGTTTGTATGCTATTAGCAAAAAACCATATAATATAGCTTATGTACAATTATCTAAAAGACCTACAGATGGTCGATATGGTAATAATCCTAATCGTTTACAACAATATTATCAATTTCAAGTTATGTTAAAACCACCACCATGTAATATACAAGATTTATATATACATTCATTAAAATCATTAAATATAGACTGTAAAAATAATAATATTACTTTTATAGAAGATAATTGGGAAAACCCAACTTTAGGAGCTTATGGTGTTGGTTGGGAAATATTATTAAATGGTGTAGAAATTACACAATTTACTTATTTTCAAAAAATTGGCGGATTAAAATGTCAACCTATAACAGGAGAAATTACATATGGTCTTGAAAGGTTAGGTATGCATATCCAAAATATTGATAATATTTTTGATTTAATTTGGTATAAAGATACAAAAAAATGTGTTACATATCGTGATTTATTTTATCAAAATGAAAAAGAATATTCTAAATATAATTTTAATTATGCTGATACTAATTTTTTAGTTAATGCCTTTCAACATTATATGACAGAAATTGTTTTTTTATTAAAATTAAAACCATCATTAATTTTTCCGGCATATAATCAACTTTTAAAAGCTTCACATTGTTTTAATTTGTTAGAATCTAGAAAATTTTTTTCTATTACAGAACGTAAAAGATTTATATTTAAATTGCGTAATATGACTAAAGATATTGTTAAACAATATTATTATAATAATTAA
- a CDS encoding cation diffusion facilitator family transporter yields MNFIFKNFFLKNKTTNYNTLVVRITYCAILVSFILLILKIIAWEYTRSISMLASFIDSLIDITSSTINLLILYYSLQPADFQHSFGHGKAESLSALTQSVFICGTAIILFIHSIKYYSHPIHLIHPTIGIIVIIFSFFSTLLLVMLQKKVIKQTNSQSTHANMLHYQSDILINSAVLFAFICNIYNINTADPLITLCISILIFVNGIKIVYKSIQSLLDHSLPDYEKKIIMNLVNSWPKVLGAHELKTRQSGPTRFIQLHLVLDDKLSLLEAHAIAEEIELELGKKFPHSEILIHQDPYSIVPKHNQGFFQN; encoded by the coding sequence ATGAATTTTATATTTAAAAATTTTTTTTTAAAAAATAAGACAACTAATTATAATACATTAGTTGTACGCATAACATATTGTGCTATATTAGTATCTTTTATATTATTAATACTTAAAATAATAGCATGGGAATATACACGTTCTATTAGTATGTTAGCATCTTTTATTGATTCATTAATTGACATAACTTCATCTACAATTAATTTATTAATTTTATATTATTCGTTACAACCTGCAGATTTTCAGCATTCGTTTGGACATGGTAAGGCTGAGTCATTATCTGCGTTAACACAAAGTGTTTTTATTTGTGGTACTGCAATTATTTTATTTATACATAGTATTAAATACTATTCTCATCCTATACATTTAATACATCCAACTATTGGTATTATTGTTATTATTTTTTCATTTTTTTCTACATTATTATTAGTAATGTTACAAAAAAAAGTTATTAAACAAACTAATAGCCAATCTACACATGCAAATATGTTACATTATCAATCTGATATTTTAATCAATAGTGCAGTATTATTTGCATTTATATGTAATATATATAATATTAATACAGCAGATCCATTAATAACATTATGTATTAGTATATTAATATTTGTTAATGGTATTAAAATAGTATATAAATCTATTCAATCATTATTGGATCATTCATTACCTGATTATGAAAAAAAAATAATTATGAATTTAGTAAATTCTTGGCCTAAAGTATTAGGTGCACATGAATTAAAAACTAGACAATCAGGACCAACAAGATTTATACAATTACATTTAGTATTAGATGATAAACTATCTTTATTAGAAGCACATGCAATTGCAGAAGAAATAGAATTAGAATTAGGTAAAAAATTTCCACATTCAGAAATACTTATTCATCAAGATCCATATTCTATAGTTCCTAAACATAATCAAGGGTTTTTTCAAAATTAA